From the genome of Marinilabiliales bacterium:
CAGAAGATCATAGAGAAGGGAGAGCTCGTGTCTGACGATATTGTTATCGGGATGGTAAAGAACAAGATCGAGAGCAACCTCGACGGCAACGGTTTTATTTTTGACGGGTTTCCCCGTACCACCGCGCAGGCTGAGGCGCTGGACAAGCTGCTGGAGGAGAAAGGCACGGCCATATCGGCTATGATATCACTTGACGTAGAAGAAGACGAGCTGGTAAAAAGGCTTCTCAAAAGGGCTGAGGACCAGGGGCGTACCGACGACAACATTGATGTGATCAAAAACCGGATAAAGGTGTACAATGAGGTGACATCGCACGTGTGCAACTACTACGGCAGAAAGGGCAAATACAGTCCGGTTGACGGAACGGGCTCCATCGAAGAGATCTTTGACCGCATATCGGCGGTGATAGACGGACTGGGGAAAAAGAGGCCCTGCTGCGGTTAAGAAATTATCAGCACCGGTATTCCGGCGTTCTGGTATTGCCGGGGACCGGTAATGCGGCGTTCTGGCTTTGCCGGGGCCCGGTAATGCGGCGTTCTGGCTTTGCCGGGGCCCGGTAATGCGGCATTACGGCAGCG
Proteins encoded in this window:
- a CDS encoding adenylate kinase; amino-acid sequence: MLNIVIFGPPGAGKGTQSELIIDKYKLTHLSTGDILRNEIANKTLLGLEAQKIIEKGELVSDDIVIGMVKNKIESNLDGNGFIFDGFPRTTAQAEALDKLLEEKGTAISAMISLDVEEDELVKRLLKRAEDQGRTDDNIDVIKNRIKVYNEVTSHVCNYYGRKGKYSPVDGTGSIEEIFDRISAVIDGLGKKRPCCG